The following proteins are encoded in a genomic region of Brachypodium distachyon strain Bd21 chromosome 1, Brachypodium_distachyon_v3.0, whole genome shotgun sequence:
- the LOC100832364 gene encoding L-type lectin-domain containing receptor kinase IV.1 isoform X2, whose protein sequence is MMKLMTFFLLSFSFQLSAVLCAGDGFQFAFPGLAGANLTLDGNASVTRDGLLVLTTLKTNLKGHAFYPTPLQFRRSPGGKVRSFSSAFVFAIVSDYTDFSAHGMAFVVCPSPESFSSALPAGYLALLNVQNNGNATNHLLAVELDTTQNTDFQDIDANHVGIDINSLHSLQSHTAGYYPDHGDGDSGGFENLTLFSRDAMQVWVSYEGAGAGQINVTLAPIGAPKPEKPLLSAAYDLSTVLTDQAYIGFSSSTGGINSRHYVLGWSFAMDEGGPAPAIDIARLPKLPRFGPKPRSKVLEIVLPIATAAIIITVGTVVALLVLRRLRYAQVLEDWEVEFGPHRFSYKDLYHATKGFKNKQLLGAGGFGKVYKGVLRKSKLEVAVKKISHESRQGMKEFIAEVVSIGRLRNRNLVQLLGYCRRKGELLLVYEFMPNGSLDKYLHLGEDMPVLLDWPKRFHVIRGVASGLLYIHDKWEKVVIHRDIKASNVLLDSEMNGRLGDFGLSRLYDHGTDPQTTHVVGTMGYLAPELIRTGKASTLTDVFAFGAFLLEITCGKRPVNDGLQGDYEMLVDWVLENLHKGSLTETVDARLEGDYDADEGVRYLYSWIKENTVHMPTNANIYERRQCCTTSTRKPLNNK, encoded by the exons ATGATGAAGCTCATGacgttcttcctcctctcgtTTAGCTTCCAGTTGTCAGCCGTCCTATGCGCCGGCGACGGCTTCCAGTTCGCGTTCCCaggcctcgccggcgccaaCCTGACCCTGGACGGCAACGCAAGCGTCACCCGCGACGGGCTCCTGGTGCTGACCACCCTGAAGACGAACCTGAAAGGCCACGCCTTCTACCCAACCCCGCTGCAGTTCCGCCGGTCCCCCGGCGGGAAGGTTCGCTCCTTCTCGTCGGCCTTCGTGTTCGCCATCGTCTCCGACTACACCGACTTCAGCGCCCACGGCATGGCCTTCGTCGTGTGCCCGTCCCCGGAGAGCTTCTCCTCCGCGCTGCCCGCGGGGTACCTGGCCCTCCTCAACGTCCAGAACAACGGCAACGCCACAAACCACCTCTTGGCCGTGGAGCTCGACACCACCCAGAACACCGACTTCCAGGACATCGACGCCAACCATGTCGGCATCGACATCAACTCCCTGCACTCCCTGCAGTCCCACACCGCCGGCTACTACCCCGACCACGGCGATGGCGACAGCGGCGGCTTCGAGAACCTGACGCTCTTCAGCCGGGACGCGATGCAGGTGTGGGTGAGCTACgaaggcgccggcgccgggcagATCAACGTCACTTTGGCGCCCATCGGAGCTCCCAAACCGGAGAAGCCACTGTTATCCGCGGCCTACGACCTCTCCACGGTGCTCACGGACCAGGCCTACAtcggcttctcctcctccacgggcGGGATCAACTCGCGGCACTACGTGCTCGGCTGGAGCTTCGCCATGGACGAAGGCGGTCCTGCTCCGGCCATCGACATCGCCAGGCTGCCCAAGCTGCCGCGGTTCGGACCCAAGCCTCGTTCCAAGGTCCTGGAGATCGTTCTGCCCATAGCCACGGCTGCAATCATTATTACTGTCGGCACGGTTGTCGCTCTGCTTGTGCTGAGGCGTCTCAGGTACGCGCAAGTGCTTGAAGATTGGGAGGTTGAGTTCGGCCCGCATCGGTTCTCCTACAAGGATTTGTACCATGCGACCAAGGGATTCAAGAACAAACAGCTGCTTGGTGCCGGGGGTTTCGGGAAGGTGTACAAAGGAGTGCTCCGCAAGTCCAAATTGGAGGTCGCCGTAAAGAAGATCTCTCATGAGTCCAGGCAAGGAATGAAGGAGTTCATAGCTGAAGTCGTCAGCATTGGCCGTCTCCGGAACCGCAACCTCGTGCAGTTGCTTGGCTACTGCCGGAGGAAAGGGGAGCTCCTTTTGGTCTACGAGTTCATGCCAAATGGCAGCCTCGATAAGTACCTCCATCTCGGAGAGGACATGCCTGTACTATTGGATTGGCCCAAGAGGTTTCATGTCATCAGAGGCGTTGCCTCCGGCTTGCTCTACATCCATGACAAGTGGGAGAAGGTTGTCATCCACCGGGACATAAAGGCAAGCAACGTGCTGCTGGACAGTGAAATGAACGGACGATTAGGCGACTTTGGGCTTTCAAGACTGTACGACCATGGCACGGACCCACAGACCACACATGTGGTTGGCACCATGGGCTACCTAGCGCCGGAGCTAATACGCACGGGAAAAGCGTCCACACTCACAGATGTATTTGCTTTCGGTGCGTTCCTTCTTGAGATAACTTGTGGGAAAAGACCAGTCAATGACGGTTTGCAGGGCGATTATGAGATGTTAGTAGACTGGGTTCTCGAGAACTTGCATAAAGGATCTCTCACTGAGACGGTGGACGCGAGGCTGGAAGGTGATTATGACGCTGATGAG GGCGTGCGCTACTTGTATTCATGGATTAAGGAAAACACAGTGCATATGCCGACGAATGCAAACATATACGAACGGCGACAGTGTTGCACCACCAGCACACGAAAGCCCCTGAACAACAAATAA
- the LOC100832364 gene encoding L-type lectin-domain containing receptor kinase IV.1 isoform X1 → MMKLMTFFLLSFSFQLSAVLCAGDGFQFAFPGLAGANLTLDGNASVTRDGLLVLTTLKTNLKGHAFYPTPLQFRRSPGGKVRSFSSAFVFAIVSDYTDFSAHGMAFVVCPSPESFSSALPAGYLALLNVQNNGNATNHLLAVELDTTQNTDFQDIDANHVGIDINSLHSLQSHTAGYYPDHGDGDSGGFENLTLFSRDAMQVWVSYEGAGAGQINVTLAPIGAPKPEKPLLSAAYDLSTVLTDQAYIGFSSSTGGINSRHYVLGWSFAMDEGGPAPAIDIARLPKLPRFGPKPRSKVLEIVLPIATAAIIITVGTVVALLVLRRLRYAQVLEDWEVEFGPHRFSYKDLYHATKGFKNKQLLGAGGFGKVYKGVLRKSKLEVAVKKISHESRQGMKEFIAEVVSIGRLRNRNLVQLLGYCRRKGELLLVYEFMPNGSLDKYLHLGEDMPVLLDWPKRFHVIRGVASGLLYIHDKWEKVVIHRDIKASNVLLDSEMNGRLGDFGLSRLYDHGTDPQTTHVVGTMGYLAPELIRTGKASTLTDVFAFGAFLLEITCGKRPVNDGLQGDYEMLVDWVLENLHKGSLTETVDARLEGDYDADEVCLVLKLGLLCSHPFTNIRPSMRTKGSIHTPCLIHLQLELALAPYQTYQVGDDMHMGL, encoded by the exons ATGATGAAGCTCATGacgttcttcctcctctcgtTTAGCTTCCAGTTGTCAGCCGTCCTATGCGCCGGCGACGGCTTCCAGTTCGCGTTCCCaggcctcgccggcgccaaCCTGACCCTGGACGGCAACGCAAGCGTCACCCGCGACGGGCTCCTGGTGCTGACCACCCTGAAGACGAACCTGAAAGGCCACGCCTTCTACCCAACCCCGCTGCAGTTCCGCCGGTCCCCCGGCGGGAAGGTTCGCTCCTTCTCGTCGGCCTTCGTGTTCGCCATCGTCTCCGACTACACCGACTTCAGCGCCCACGGCATGGCCTTCGTCGTGTGCCCGTCCCCGGAGAGCTTCTCCTCCGCGCTGCCCGCGGGGTACCTGGCCCTCCTCAACGTCCAGAACAACGGCAACGCCACAAACCACCTCTTGGCCGTGGAGCTCGACACCACCCAGAACACCGACTTCCAGGACATCGACGCCAACCATGTCGGCATCGACATCAACTCCCTGCACTCCCTGCAGTCCCACACCGCCGGCTACTACCCCGACCACGGCGATGGCGACAGCGGCGGCTTCGAGAACCTGACGCTCTTCAGCCGGGACGCGATGCAGGTGTGGGTGAGCTACgaaggcgccggcgccgggcagATCAACGTCACTTTGGCGCCCATCGGAGCTCCCAAACCGGAGAAGCCACTGTTATCCGCGGCCTACGACCTCTCCACGGTGCTCACGGACCAGGCCTACAtcggcttctcctcctccacgggcGGGATCAACTCGCGGCACTACGTGCTCGGCTGGAGCTTCGCCATGGACGAAGGCGGTCCTGCTCCGGCCATCGACATCGCCAGGCTGCCCAAGCTGCCGCGGTTCGGACCCAAGCCTCGTTCCAAGGTCCTGGAGATCGTTCTGCCCATAGCCACGGCTGCAATCATTATTACTGTCGGCACGGTTGTCGCTCTGCTTGTGCTGAGGCGTCTCAGGTACGCGCAAGTGCTTGAAGATTGGGAGGTTGAGTTCGGCCCGCATCGGTTCTCCTACAAGGATTTGTACCATGCGACCAAGGGATTCAAGAACAAACAGCTGCTTGGTGCCGGGGGTTTCGGGAAGGTGTACAAAGGAGTGCTCCGCAAGTCCAAATTGGAGGTCGCCGTAAAGAAGATCTCTCATGAGTCCAGGCAAGGAATGAAGGAGTTCATAGCTGAAGTCGTCAGCATTGGCCGTCTCCGGAACCGCAACCTCGTGCAGTTGCTTGGCTACTGCCGGAGGAAAGGGGAGCTCCTTTTGGTCTACGAGTTCATGCCAAATGGCAGCCTCGATAAGTACCTCCATCTCGGAGAGGACATGCCTGTACTATTGGATTGGCCCAAGAGGTTTCATGTCATCAGAGGCGTTGCCTCCGGCTTGCTCTACATCCATGACAAGTGGGAGAAGGTTGTCATCCACCGGGACATAAAGGCAAGCAACGTGCTGCTGGACAGTGAAATGAACGGACGATTAGGCGACTTTGGGCTTTCAAGACTGTACGACCATGGCACGGACCCACAGACCACACATGTGGTTGGCACCATGGGCTACCTAGCGCCGGAGCTAATACGCACGGGAAAAGCGTCCACACTCACAGATGTATTTGCTTTCGGTGCGTTCCTTCTTGAGATAACTTGTGGGAAAAGACCAGTCAATGACGGTTTGCAGGGCGATTATGAGATGTTAGTAGACTGGGTTCTCGAGAACTTGCATAAAGGATCTCTCACTGAGACGGTGGACGCGAGGCTGGAAGGTGATTATGACGCTGATGAGGTATGCCTGGTCTTAAAGCTGGGTTTGTTGTGTTCGCATCCATTTACCAACATAAGGCCAAGCATGAG AACGAAGGGTTCGATTCATACGCCATGTCTTATCCATCTTCAACTGGAATTAGCGTTGGCACCATATCAGACATATCAGGTGGGAGATGACATGCATATGGGCCTTTAA
- the LOC100832364 gene encoding L-type lectin-domain containing receptor kinase IV.1 isoform X3, with translation MMKLMTFFLLSFSFQLSAVLCAGDGFQFAFPGLAGANLTLDGNASVTRDGLLVLTTLKTNLKGHAFYPTPLQFRRSPGGKVRSFSSAFVFAIVSDYTDFSAHGMAFVVCPSPESFSSALPAGYLALLNVQNNGNATNHLLAVELDTTQNTDFQDIDANHVGIDINSLHSLQSHTAGYYPDHGDGDSGGFENLTLFSRDAMQVWVSYEGAGAGQINVTLAPIGAPKPEKPLLSAAYDLSTVLTDQAYIGFSSSTGGINSRHYVLGWSFAMDEGGPAPAIDIARLPKLPRFGPKPRSKVLEIVLPIATAAIIITVGTVVALLVLRRLRYAQVLEDWEVEFGPHRFSYKDLYHATKGFKNKQLLGAGGFGKVYKGVLRKSKLEVAVKKISHESRQGMKEFIAEVVSIGRLRNRNLVQLLGYCRRKGELLLVYEFMPNGSLDKYLHLGEDMPVLLDWPKRFHVIRGVASGLLYIHDKWEKVVIHRDIKASNVLLDSEMNGRLGDFGLSRLYDHGTDPQTTHVVGTMGYLAPELIRTGKASTLTDVFAFGAFLLEITCGKRPVNDGLQGDYEMLVDWVLENLHKGSLTETVDARLEGDYDADENEGFDSYAMSYPSSTGISVGTISDISGGR, from the exons ATGATGAAGCTCATGacgttcttcctcctctcgtTTAGCTTCCAGTTGTCAGCCGTCCTATGCGCCGGCGACGGCTTCCAGTTCGCGTTCCCaggcctcgccggcgccaaCCTGACCCTGGACGGCAACGCAAGCGTCACCCGCGACGGGCTCCTGGTGCTGACCACCCTGAAGACGAACCTGAAAGGCCACGCCTTCTACCCAACCCCGCTGCAGTTCCGCCGGTCCCCCGGCGGGAAGGTTCGCTCCTTCTCGTCGGCCTTCGTGTTCGCCATCGTCTCCGACTACACCGACTTCAGCGCCCACGGCATGGCCTTCGTCGTGTGCCCGTCCCCGGAGAGCTTCTCCTCCGCGCTGCCCGCGGGGTACCTGGCCCTCCTCAACGTCCAGAACAACGGCAACGCCACAAACCACCTCTTGGCCGTGGAGCTCGACACCACCCAGAACACCGACTTCCAGGACATCGACGCCAACCATGTCGGCATCGACATCAACTCCCTGCACTCCCTGCAGTCCCACACCGCCGGCTACTACCCCGACCACGGCGATGGCGACAGCGGCGGCTTCGAGAACCTGACGCTCTTCAGCCGGGACGCGATGCAGGTGTGGGTGAGCTACgaaggcgccggcgccgggcagATCAACGTCACTTTGGCGCCCATCGGAGCTCCCAAACCGGAGAAGCCACTGTTATCCGCGGCCTACGACCTCTCCACGGTGCTCACGGACCAGGCCTACAtcggcttctcctcctccacgggcGGGATCAACTCGCGGCACTACGTGCTCGGCTGGAGCTTCGCCATGGACGAAGGCGGTCCTGCTCCGGCCATCGACATCGCCAGGCTGCCCAAGCTGCCGCGGTTCGGACCCAAGCCTCGTTCCAAGGTCCTGGAGATCGTTCTGCCCATAGCCACGGCTGCAATCATTATTACTGTCGGCACGGTTGTCGCTCTGCTTGTGCTGAGGCGTCTCAGGTACGCGCAAGTGCTTGAAGATTGGGAGGTTGAGTTCGGCCCGCATCGGTTCTCCTACAAGGATTTGTACCATGCGACCAAGGGATTCAAGAACAAACAGCTGCTTGGTGCCGGGGGTTTCGGGAAGGTGTACAAAGGAGTGCTCCGCAAGTCCAAATTGGAGGTCGCCGTAAAGAAGATCTCTCATGAGTCCAGGCAAGGAATGAAGGAGTTCATAGCTGAAGTCGTCAGCATTGGCCGTCTCCGGAACCGCAACCTCGTGCAGTTGCTTGGCTACTGCCGGAGGAAAGGGGAGCTCCTTTTGGTCTACGAGTTCATGCCAAATGGCAGCCTCGATAAGTACCTCCATCTCGGAGAGGACATGCCTGTACTATTGGATTGGCCCAAGAGGTTTCATGTCATCAGAGGCGTTGCCTCCGGCTTGCTCTACATCCATGACAAGTGGGAGAAGGTTGTCATCCACCGGGACATAAAGGCAAGCAACGTGCTGCTGGACAGTGAAATGAACGGACGATTAGGCGACTTTGGGCTTTCAAGACTGTACGACCATGGCACGGACCCACAGACCACACATGTGGTTGGCACCATGGGCTACCTAGCGCCGGAGCTAATACGCACGGGAAAAGCGTCCACACTCACAGATGTATTTGCTTTCGGTGCGTTCCTTCTTGAGATAACTTGTGGGAAAAGACCAGTCAATGACGGTTTGCAGGGCGATTATGAGATGTTAGTAGACTGGGTTCTCGAGAACTTGCATAAAGGATCTCTCACTGAGACGGTGGACGCGAGGCTGGAAGGTGATTATGACGCTGATGAG AACGAAGGGTTCGATTCATACGCCATGTCTTATCCATCTTCAACTGGAATTAGCGTTGGCACCATATCAGACATATCAGGTGGGAGATGA